The Chitinophaga sp. Cy-1792 genome contains the following window.
GTTGATCAATCAGCCTACCAGTACCAATCCTGAGTACCCGCGTACAGATAGCGGCGCTATGTTTACCAAACTTTGCAATGTGGCCAAGATGAATGCCAGTACCAAAACAAGGCTGATTATGATCGACAGCTGGAATAACTGGACGGAGGACTCTCAGCTGGAACCCGCTGTCAGCTATGGAGAGCGTTATCTGAATATTACACGTAAAGAGTTTAAGAAATAATCAAGCAGAAAATAATGAAGAGGAAATTAAACAGATGGGTTTCGTTGATAGCGCTGTCGTTATTAACAGGAACAGGATTCGGTCAGCAACGTGTTTTAACAGCCTCTTTCGACACTGACGCCGCCACGCCCTGGGTTACAGGGCGTGGGCGTGCCGTCGTTACTAATGGTGTGTTACAAACGGAAAATGCCTATGCTTCTTTTGGCGATAGCAGCCTCACTGATTATCGTTTTAGTTTTCGTGCATGCGTGCCCGATAAAGGCAGGGATGTACAGATCTGGGCAGGCTTCAGGGCTGCTACCAGGAATGATCGTTATATCCTGGCGCTGCGTGGCGGCAACCAGGATAACCTGTACCTGAGCAGGTTGGGGTATATGGGTACGGATGAATTCCTGGCACTACGGCCACTGGAGTTCCACCCTGTTGCCGGTACCTGGTATACCATTACCGTGGAAGTGGTACAGCAACGAATCCGGGTTTTCCTGAACGATGAAAAGCTGCCACGAATAGATGTTAAAGATGAAAACAGTCGCCTGGCCCCGGCAGGGCCCGTGACGCTCGGTGGCGGATGGGTGCCTGTTTCATATGACGACCTGGAAATAACTCCTCTGGGCCCAACGGCACTAAACAATATACCCGTTTACGAATTCCTTCCGGTGCCCGTACCACAGGCGGCCAAAGCCGAAAAGCGCCGTCAGGAAAGGGCCGCATGGAAACCTGTCAGCATAACTGATATCAGCGCACCACGTACGGAAATCAGCCTAAATGGTCAATGGCTGTTTATGCCACAATATGAACTCAGCGACGAGCGACAGGCTATCTCTCCGAAAAATTCAGATGACAACTGGCATGTAATGAAGGTACCTGATTTCTGGAACCCCATACGTATATGGCTACACGGAGAAATGTTCGGGAAGCATTCAAAAGGTGCTTCTGATGCTTATTTTCAGCGGGAAACAGACCGTTGTGAGTCGTATACCTTTGATTATAAAAAAACGAATGCCGCCTGGTACCGGCAATGGATAACGTTGCCGAAAGGCATAGAACAGAAGGACGTGGCCTTACATTTTGATGCGGTGTCAAAAGTGGCGGAAGTCTATATCAACGGGCACCTGGCAGGTAAACATACAGGTATGTTCGGTGACTTTACCGTAGATGGCAAAGGATTGTTTAAGGCTGGCAAAAACCTGGTAACGGTAAAGGTTACACGCGATTACATAAAGGATATTGCAGATGCCGGCAAAATAGTAGATGTAGCGGTGAGTGTGGAAGTGACTAATAAAATGTTGAAAGACCTTGCCCATGGCTTCTATAACGAAGATCCGGCAGGTATCTGGCAACCGGTGAAAATGGTGATTACCTCGCCGCTATCGCTGAAGGATGTGTTCATACAGCCCAGGCTGGACGGCGCCACATTTGATGTTACCGTTACCAATCACACTAAATCGCCACAAATCTTTACCATCAGCAGTCGCATCGGCGACCTGTACAAAGGCTCGCCGCTAAAGGATGTTCAGCTGAAGGCCGGTGAAACGAAACTCCTGCATTACGACATTGGACAGCTCAAGCCGTTGCTATGGAGCCCGCAGACCCCCAACCTCTATGATTTTACTTTCCTGTTATCGCAAAACGGGGGAGTGGCGGATAGCCTGGTGATTACTTCAGGCTTCAGAACTTTCGAATCAAAAAATGGGTTCTTTTACCTAAACGGCCGCCAGTATTGGTTGCGCGGTGGTAATCATACCCCTTTTGCACTGGCGCCAAACGATGTGGCACTCGCAGCGCGATTTTATGATATCATGAAAGCGGGTAATATGGAGGTCACCCGAACACATACATCTCCCTATAACGAAACCTGGATAACGGCTGCAGACCGCAAGGGTATAGGTATCAGCTTCGAAGGAGGCTGGCCATGGCTGATGATCAATAACTCCATGCCGGATAATAAACTGATTGAAATGTGGGCAGATGAATACATCGATCTGCTGAAAAAATACAGAAATCATCCTTCAGTGTTGTTCTGGACGGTCAATAACGAGATGAAGTTCTATGGTAATGATACCGATAGCGCCAGAACCCGCCTGAAAATGAAGATCATCTCCGATGTGGTAAAACGTATGCGTAAAACAGATGGCACAAGGCCGATCAGCTTTGATTCTAACTATAGACGCAATACGAAGAAGTTCGGGATAGATTTCTTTAAAGATATTGATGATGGAGATATTGATGATATCCATGCCTATATTAACTGGTACGACTATACGATATTCAAACAGTTTAACGGTGAGTTCCAGGGAAAGAACAAAAACCCGGGCAGGCCACTGATAAGCCAGGAGATGTCGTCCGGATATTCCAATAACGAAACCGGGCATCCGGTAAGGTTTTATACGCAGGTGCATCAAACACCGCAGGAGCTGGTGGGGGATCTGGCCTATGAATTCAGCGATCCTGCCTACTTTATGGAAGCCCAGGCATTTATAACCGGTGAACAGGCGGAGGCCTATCGCAGAACGAATCCTGAGGCGGCAGGGATATTACATTTTGCTTTGTTAAGCTGGTTTAAGAATGTCTATGATGCGGAAACGATTGCGCCCTATCCGGCCTACTTTGCCTTGCAGCGCGCTTTACAGCCGGTACTGGTGAGTGCAGAGCTCTGGGGACGGCATTTCTATGCCGGCGCTAAATTGCCGGCGCGCATTTGTGTTGTAAACGACCGGCATGAAGGCACCTTATTGCAACACCCGCTACTGACCTGGAAACTGGTGGATAGTCTGGGTGGTACACTAGCCACCGGAACGCAGGAGTTACCTGATGTGCCTTACTACGGCAGGGTATGGGTAACGCCCGACATTACCATCCCTGTTCAATTGCCGCAGTCGCAGGTATATGGTAAACTGCTGCTGGCGTTGTCGGAAAATAATAAAACGATTTCAGCAAATGAGTACAAGGTACTGCTGGCAGATTTACAACCCCTGACTACAGGTACTGCAAAGGTTTGCCTGTATGACGGTAGTGGTAAACTCCATGCATCACTGGAACGGATAAACGTTAAATATACGCCTGCAACTACTGTTGCTGCGGCGTTGGCAACGAAAGCAGGAGTATATGTTTTTAGTGGTTTAAAGCTGGGTGGTAATATAAACACTGCGGAGGTTGCCCGGCTGAAAGGCCTGCTACAGGCAGGTGCAAGGGTAATCGTTACCGATGCTGCGGCAGCGAAGGATTTATTTCCGGAATATATTTCGGGTACTGTTAATGTGCCGGAAGGAGATATCGTAACAATGGATATCCCGGAATCGGCGGTCTTTGCGCATATCAGCCTGATGGACCTGCGCTATTTCAATAATAATAAACGGGAACTGCCGGCAGTATGCAACGGGGCGCTGTCCGTAGTCCGTAATCCGCAGGTGGAAGTATTGGCGAAACATATCCGTGTACACGGGTATATACAGGGAGAGATGCAGGAACGTGCGCAGCAGATGGCGAAAAACCAGGGTGCCACTATCGCGAGGGTTCGCAACAGTGGCACATTATACCTTACTACCATGTCGTTGGAAAAAGCAGATACTGATCCAGTAGCGGGGATGCTATTGTATAACCTGATTTCCGGTAACGATAGATAATGGTAAATAGTGGAGGCCGGGTTGTTCTCAATACTGGCACACGGCTGTCTCTACCTGTAGAGGCAGCTTTTTTTATTTGCTGACTTTCTGCCGGATCATTTTTTTGATGATCACGATCTGCCCCAGGTGATAATGAGTGTGCTCAATAATCCCATGGATATTGTGATAGAAATCGCCGTATTGTTTTTCGCCCAGGTACTCCCACAGGCGGGTTTCCGGCATTTCTTTTACATATTTTGCCAGTAATTCTCCCTGGTGAACGGTGTCGTTTCTCAACATATCCCATTGCCAGGCTGCATGCATGGGCTGCATCTCCCAGCTTAATTTGTCCTGTGCTTCCAACGGTGCACCATCGATCATCATGCGGAGTTCCTTGATATAATAACCTATGTGAAAGGTAAGGAGCGCAATAGAATTGAATTGTGGCAACTGTCGGGTAGCTTCTTCAAAGCTAAGGTCAGACAGCGTTTGCTGAATAGAAACAGCAGTCCAGTTGCCGCCGGAAAAAATGCCTTGAACATGTTCTGCAAGGCGTTCAGTAAGGTTCATATATAGGTTGTTTTTACAAACAATATTAGATATTGCAATATCTTTAGCCTGTAAGATAATTATAAAGATGGACAATGAAAAAAAGTGCCTGAGAAAGCCAATTGTATTCGGGGTGCTGTTAACAGGTCTGGTGCTGGTTTTAACAGGATTTACAAATGCCGGAAATGCAAAGAAAGAAAAGTATATACTTCGGACTATCCTCACTGCCAGCGCAGTTCCAGAGGGTTATGTCTTCTGTTCGCCAACCCCAGATGAAGAAGATAACTGCTTTTTTTATCTCAACGGAATAAAATATTTGAAGAAATCAAAACAGTATTGCG
Protein-coding sequences here:
- a CDS encoding glycoside hydrolase family 2 TIM barrel-domain containing protein, whose amino-acid sequence is MKRKLNRWVSLIALSLLTGTGFGQQRVLTASFDTDAATPWVTGRGRAVVTNGVLQTENAYASFGDSSLTDYRFSFRACVPDKGRDVQIWAGFRAATRNDRYILALRGGNQDNLYLSRLGYMGTDEFLALRPLEFHPVAGTWYTITVEVVQQRIRVFLNDEKLPRIDVKDENSRLAPAGPVTLGGGWVPVSYDDLEITPLGPTALNNIPVYEFLPVPVPQAAKAEKRRQERAAWKPVSITDISAPRTEISLNGQWLFMPQYELSDERQAISPKNSDDNWHVMKVPDFWNPIRIWLHGEMFGKHSKGASDAYFQRETDRCESYTFDYKKTNAAWYRQWITLPKGIEQKDVALHFDAVSKVAEVYINGHLAGKHTGMFGDFTVDGKGLFKAGKNLVTVKVTRDYIKDIADAGKIVDVAVSVEVTNKMLKDLAHGFYNEDPAGIWQPVKMVITSPLSLKDVFIQPRLDGATFDVTVTNHTKSPQIFTISSRIGDLYKGSPLKDVQLKAGETKLLHYDIGQLKPLLWSPQTPNLYDFTFLLSQNGGVADSLVITSGFRTFESKNGFFYLNGRQYWLRGGNHTPFALAPNDVALAARFYDIMKAGNMEVTRTHTSPYNETWITAADRKGIGISFEGGWPWLMINNSMPDNKLIEMWADEYIDLLKKYRNHPSVLFWTVNNEMKFYGNDTDSARTRLKMKIISDVVKRMRKTDGTRPISFDSNYRRNTKKFGIDFFKDIDDGDIDDIHAYINWYDYTIFKQFNGEFQGKNKNPGRPLISQEMSSGYSNNETGHPVRFYTQVHQTPQELVGDLAYEFSDPAYFMEAQAFITGEQAEAYRRTNPEAAGILHFALLSWFKNVYDAETIAPYPAYFALQRALQPVLVSAELWGRHFYAGAKLPARICVVNDRHEGTLLQHPLLTWKLVDSLGGTLATGTQELPDVPYYGRVWVTPDITIPVQLPQSQVYGKLLLALSENNKTISANEYKVLLADLQPLTTGTAKVCLYDGSGKLHASLERINVKYTPATTVAAALATKAGVYVFSGLKLGGNINTAEVARLKGLLQAGARVIVTDAAAAKDLFPEYISGTVNVPEGDIVTMDIPESAVFAHISLMDLRYFNNNKRELPAVCNGALSVVRNPQVEVLAKHIRVHGYIQGEMQERAQQMAKNQGATIARVRNSGTLYLTTMSLEKADTDPVAGMLLYNLISGNDR